Proteins from one Nicotiana tabacum cultivar K326 chromosome 23, ASM71507v2, whole genome shotgun sequence genomic window:
- the LOC107795153 gene encoding uncharacterized protein LOC107795153 has translation MGDNTAPHTPKKQKKLDSEVQANHAKHSKFYNHFLFKASLLVFFLVVLPLFTSEAPEFINQTLQTRSWEVLQLIFVGIAVSYGLFSKKSNEREKEHTSKIDNAQSYVSGLLQVSSVFDDEAESHDENKVQTWNNQYHRGNNPVVVIAKESHGFNEQRAVSSKIGEKPLLLPIRSLKSRVLDPDVGEESNEKSNIGLKGFSSNVNKPRNGDFVVSSPKKMVENIEENVVRPSPIPWRSRSARNMEIKEDENNNNNHPLKSLSPSKENPGFNKIEPFSLRSQSFRSPRPNTSPINLSPSQSFSSSRKLSPSLSFSSESQAKIVEDVVRKKSFRKSTPPPPPPPPPPPPPPPHFYYKNSPLMKSSSSVRDENVSTEKELLRSIRSVPMVSTGNEKFQPPKKAYSGKELRPFIGSARAKEYGEEFIAEEVEETIGFKRGSTDKLMHESYNFGSKPGFMEFPQEENKEYVEKFLVETDLEDSETESEDDYFEENPEKTEVTTQSTYSDEGPDVDKKADEFIAKFREQIRLQRIESIRRSAGQPARNLVR, from the coding sequence ATGGGAGATAATACAGCTCCTCACACccccaaaaaacaaaagaaactagACTCTGAAGTTCAAGCAAACCATGCAAAACATAGTAAGTTCTATAATCATTTTCTTTTCAAAGCTTCCCTTCTTGTGTTTTTTCTAGTTGTACTTCCACTTTTCACTTCAGAAGCTCCTGAATTCATTAACCAAACTCTGCAAACAAGAAGTTGGGAAGTTCTTCAGCTAATATTTGTTGGTATAGCTGTTTCATATGGCTTATTTAGCAAAAAAAGTAATGAAAGAGAGAAGGAACATACCTCAAAAATTGATAATGCTCAATCATATGTATCTGGATTACTTCAGGTTTCATCTGTTTTTGATGATGAAGCCGAAAGTCACGACGAAAACAAGGTACAAACTTGGAATAATCAGTACCATAGAGGTAATAATCCAGTAGTAGTAATTGCTAAAGAAAGTCATGGTTTTAATGAACAAAGAGCTGTTAGTTCAAAAATTGGTGAAAAGCCTTTGCTTTTACCAATTCGAAGCTTGAAATCTCGTGTTCTTGATCCTGATGTAGGGGAAGAATCTAATGAAAAATCTAATATTGGTTTAAAGGGTTTCTCTAGCAATGTAAATAAACCAAGAAATGGGGATTTTGTAGTGTCAAGTCCTAAGAAAATGGTGGAGAATATAGAGGAAAATGTTGTCCGTCCATCGCCAATTCCTTGGAGATCAAGATCAGCAAGAAATATGGAGATTAAAgaagatgaaaataataataataatcatcccCTTAAATCTCTATCTCCTTCAAAAGAGAATCCTGGATTTAACAAGATTGAACCATTTTCTTTAAGATCTCAATCCTTTAGATCACCTAGGCCTAATACTTCACCAATTAATCTTTCTCCTTCACAATCCTTTTCATCTTCAAGAAAATTGTCCCCTTCACTTTCCTTTTCATCTGAATCACAAGCCAAGATTGTTGAAGATGTAGTTAGAAAGAAAAGCTTTCGCAAATcgactcctcctcctcctcctcctcctcctccacctcCACCCCCGCCACCTCACTTCTATTATAAGAATTCTCCTCTGATGAAATCAAGCTCTAGTGTTAGAGATGAAAATGTTTCTACTGAGAAGGAACTGCTGAGAAGCATTAGGAGTGTGCCAATGGTATCAACTGGCAATGAAAAATTCCAACCTCCAAAGAAAGCATATTCAGGGAAAGAATTGAGGCCATTCATTGGTAGTGCACGAGCAAAAGAATATGGTGAAGAATTCATAGCAGAAGAAGTTGAAGAAACTATTGGATTCAAGAGAGGATCAACTGATAAACTGATGCATGAAAGTTACAACTTTGGATCAAAACCAGGATTTATGGAGTTCCcacaagaagaaaataaagaatatgTTGAGAAGTTTCTTGTGGAAACTGATCTTGAAGATTCGGAGACTGAAAGTGAAGATGATTACTTTGAAGAAAATCCAGAGAAAACAGAAGTTACAACTCAGAGTACATATAGTGATGAGGGACCAGATGTTGACAAGAAAGCTGATGAGTTTATAGCCAAATTTAGAGAGCAGATTAGGCTTCAGAGAATTGAATCAATCAGAAGATCAGCAGGACAACCTGCTAGAAACCTTGTAAGATAA